Proteins encoded by one window of Fimbriiglobus ruber:
- a CDS encoding SGNH/GDSL hydrolase family protein, producing MTRALVLLTSLLATHPLASAAGPVVDPSTAKADANGQVLWYDAHSVGIEGQGWSDTKAPFDRFPAKAEKIVRPPVWGLSHHSTGLCARFVTDAKTVSARWTVINKNLAMPHMPATGVSGLDLYMRDESGKWRWVANGRPADVTTTATLASGWPAGPHEFLLYLPLYNGVSSVEIGLPPGAKLMKPDERPAGHRKPVVFYGTSITQGGCASRPGMVHTAILGRRFDVPVINLGFSGSGTLDPEVADLLGELDVAVYVIDCLPNLQPKQVVERAEPFVKRLRKARPETPILLVEDRTTAQAVALPARKQFHIDNRAGLKKAFDTLVAAGDKNLYYLSGDHLIGDDGEGTVDGSHPTDLGFLRQADVMAEALAPLLGAKK from the coding sequence ATGACCCGCGCACTTGTCCTTCTCACATCCCTGCTTGCCACCCACCCGCTCGCATCGGCTGCCGGTCCGGTCGTCGATCCGTCGACCGCCAAGGCGGACGCGAACGGGCAGGTTCTCTGGTACGACGCCCACTCAGTAGGCATTGAAGGGCAGGGGTGGTCCGACACGAAAGCCCCGTTCGATCGCTTCCCGGCAAAGGCCGAAAAGATCGTTCGGCCGCCGGTGTGGGGGCTGAGTCACCACTCGACCGGGCTCTGCGCGCGATTCGTGACGGATGCAAAGACCGTCTCCGCGCGGTGGACGGTGATTAACAAGAACCTCGCCATGCCGCACATGCCGGCGACCGGCGTGAGCGGGCTCGATCTCTACATGCGCGACGAATCGGGCAAGTGGCGGTGGGTCGCGAACGGCCGCCCGGCGGACGTAACGACGACCGCGACACTCGCGAGCGGATGGCCCGCCGGCCCGCACGAATTCTTGCTTTACCTGCCTCTTTACAACGGCGTGTCGTCGGTCGAGATCGGTCTGCCGCCGGGCGCGAAGCTGATGAAGCCCGACGAGCGGCCCGCGGGCCATCGGAAGCCGGTCGTCTTTTACGGCACCTCGATCACGCAGGGCGGTTGTGCCTCGCGGCCGGGGATGGTTCACACCGCGATCCTCGGCCGCCGGTTCGACGTGCCGGTCATCAACCTCGGCTTCTCCGGGAGCGGCACCCTCGATCCGGAGGTCGCCGACCTCCTCGGCGAACTCGATGTCGCGGTGTACGTCATCGATTGCCTGCCCAACCTGCAACCCAAGCAGGTCGTGGAACGGGCCGAACCGTTCGTGAAGCGACTCCGCAAAGCCCGACCCGAAACCCCGATCTTGCTGGTCGAAGACCGGACCACAGCCCAGGCCGTCGCGCTGCCAGCCCGCAAGCAGTTCCACATCGACAATCGGGCCGGGCTCAAGAAAGCGTTCGACACGCTGGTCGCGGCCGGAGACAAAAACCTCTACTACCTCTCGGGCGATCACCTCATCGGCGACGACGGCGAGGGAACCGTCGACGGCTCTCACCCCACCGACCTCGGCTTCCTCCGGCAAGCGGATGTGATGGCGGAGGCTCTGGCCCCGCTGCTCGGAGCAAAGAAGTAG
- a CDS encoding MFS transporter: protein MRYILLAFLCAATVIGYVQRGALGVPSKLIEGEFGLDPADMGTIMAAWFWGYSLCQLPSGWVAERLGSKPALLLFMVGWSVLTGLSGLATGFAGLICLWGLMGCVQAGLFPCATKAVGATFPLAGQAFASGALSGCMALGGASAHRIMGQLIGSMSWHQILALYALPGLVWAVGFALVVPSPEGQKTGNQAGAKRKVTGPVNWLKLVTDRQMQLICGQQFFRAAAMAFFYTWFPRFLKETQGLPEKEAGELASWPPLAGLFGGLLGGLFSEWILKRTGSPRLARQGMACAAMTICATVAIGSFFTTDKVFVVILMCVAAFFGMAGGVSGYAVSIAYGGSRVATVFATMNMSGNIGAALFPLIVGWLVRTTGNWNLALLVFASLFAADVICWAVLNPKGTLFPETEPAQERT, encoded by the coding sequence ATGCGCTACATTCTGCTCGCCTTTCTTTGCGCCGCGACGGTGATCGGCTACGTCCAGCGGGGCGCGCTGGGCGTCCCCTCGAAGCTGATCGAGGGCGAATTCGGACTCGACCCCGCTGACATGGGTACGATCATGGCCGCGTGGTTCTGGGGGTACTCCCTCTGCCAGTTGCCGTCTGGCTGGGTGGCCGAACGGCTCGGGAGTAAACCGGCGCTGCTGCTGTTCATGGTAGGATGGTCGGTGCTGACGGGCCTGAGCGGGCTGGCGACCGGGTTCGCCGGGCTGATCTGTCTGTGGGGCCTGATGGGCTGCGTTCAGGCGGGGCTCTTCCCCTGTGCGACCAAGGCCGTCGGGGCGACGTTCCCCCTGGCGGGGCAGGCGTTCGCGTCCGGCGCACTGTCCGGCTGTATGGCTCTGGGCGGGGCGTCGGCCCACCGGATCATGGGTCAACTCATTGGGAGTATGAGTTGGCATCAGATTCTGGCTCTCTACGCGCTCCCCGGGCTCGTCTGGGCGGTCGGGTTTGCACTCGTTGTTCCGTCGCCAGAAGGGCAAAAGACGGGAAATCAAGCGGGGGCGAAACGCAAAGTGACCGGCCCGGTCAACTGGTTGAAGCTGGTGACCGACCGGCAAATGCAACTGATCTGCGGGCAGCAGTTCTTTCGGGCGGCCGCCATGGCGTTCTTTTACACCTGGTTCCCGCGATTCTTGAAGGAGACACAAGGGCTGCCGGAAAAGGAAGCGGGCGAACTGGCCTCCTGGCCCCCGCTGGCCGGGCTCTTCGGCGGGTTGCTCGGCGGGCTCTTCTCCGAATGGATCTTGAAGCGGACCGGCAGCCCGCGGCTCGCCCGGCAGGGCATGGCGTGTGCCGCAATGACGATTTGCGCGACCGTTGCGATCGGATCGTTCTTCACGACCGATAAGGTCTTCGTGGTGATCCTGATGTGTGTCGCGGCCTTCTTTGGAATGGCCGGCGGGGTGAGCGGGTACGCCGTCTCGATCGCCTACGGCGGGTCGCGGGTGGCGACCGTCTTCGCCACCATGAACATGAGCGGGAACATCGGGGCCGCCCTGTTCCCCCTGATCGTCGGCTGGTTGGTCCGGACCACCGGAAACTGGAACCTCGCGCTGCTCGTGTTCGCCAGCTTGTTCGCGGCCGACGTCATTTGTTGGGCCGTGTTGAACCCCAAAGGGACACTGTTTCCAGAGACGGAACCCGCCCAGGAGAGGACATGA
- a CDS encoding dihydrodipicolinate synthase family protein gives MPKKLQGVLAIAHTPFTEADEIDAGALKKSIDWAFDTGADGIGSGMVSETFKLTGDERLELTRLLVEFAGGRGPVFAAVGAESTKQSLAYAVAAERVGCDAVMAVPPLTGRLTEAQLVDHFRALADGLSIPVIVQDASGYVGQSIPINACVKLLERYGSEKVLFKPEAAPNGPTLSALRDATGGRARMFEGSGGVFLIDSYRRGIAGTMPGLDLLDGIVAIWRALVKGDERTAYRVYFPVCAIVALELQAGLDGFLAIEKHLMVKRGLFPSARRRKPYGWDLDPETAAEVDRLYERLQNALTFSLSE, from the coding sequence ATGCCGAAGAAACTCCAGGGCGTGCTGGCCATCGCCCACACGCCGTTTACCGAGGCCGACGAGATCGACGCCGGTGCCTTGAAGAAGTCGATCGACTGGGCGTTCGACACCGGGGCGGACGGAATCGGCAGTGGCATGGTTTCCGAGACCTTCAAGTTGACCGGCGACGAACGACTGGAACTGACTCGGCTACTCGTCGAGTTCGCGGGCGGGCGGGGACCAGTGTTCGCGGCAGTCGGGGCCGAGAGTACAAAGCAATCGCTGGCTTACGCCGTCGCCGCTGAGCGGGTCGGGTGTGATGCCGTGATGGCGGTCCCGCCGCTGACCGGCCGCCTGACGGAAGCCCAACTCGTCGATCACTTCCGCGCGCTCGCCGATGGGCTTTCGATTCCCGTGATCGTTCAGGATGCGTCGGGATATGTTGGACAATCGATCCCGATCAATGCGTGCGTGAAGTTGCTGGAGCGGTACGGCTCCGAGAAGGTGCTGTTCAAGCCGGAAGCCGCACCCAATGGACCGACGCTGTCAGCCCTGCGGGACGCGACCGGCGGACGGGCCAGGATGTTCGAGGGGTCGGGCGGCGTGTTCCTGATCGACAGTTACCGCCGCGGCATTGCCGGCACCATGCCCGGCCTGGATTTGCTCGACGGCATCGTCGCGATCTGGCGAGCTCTCGTTAAGGGCGACGAGCGGACGGCGTACCGCGTTTACTTCCCGGTTTGCGCGATCGTCGCCCTGGAGTTGCAAGCCGGGCTCGACGGCTTCCTCGCGATCGAGAAGCACCTCATGGTCAAGCGGGGGCTCTTCCCGTCCGCCCGCCGGCGCAAGCCTTACGGCTGGGATCTCGACCCTGAGACCGCGGCCGAAGTCGACCGTCTGTACGAGCGGCTACAAAATGCCTTGACCTTCTCCCTGTCCGAATAG
- the dgoD gene encoding galactonate dehydratase translates to MKIARIETHVCHARMRNWVFVKVVTDQDGLFGWGEATLEWHTRAVVGAVEDLTELVVGEDPTRIEYLWQMMYRQHFWHGHGIVRATAVAGIDIALWDILGKVCGVPCSKLWGGPVRDHVRTYCHLGGGKMEDFYETAADDAKRFADLARGAVADGFTAFKCMAVPPTLPLEGLKPVKTAEACVAAIREAVGDAIDVMVDCHARPSPAMGLQFAKALEPYGLYFLEEPCWPESVDGLAAINKAVSTPIATGERVTNLAAFKDLFNARACEVCQLDITHCGGLSEARRIAALAEAYRIALAPHNPQGPVSTAASLEFGFAQPSYVICETVHADVPWRADVVQEGFTVEPKGRIVKPNTKPGLGIAIDEEEVRKHPFQQELPQRVYYSDGSIGDW, encoded by the coding sequence ATGAAGATTGCCCGCATCGAAACGCACGTCTGCCACGCCCGCATGCGGAACTGGGTGTTCGTCAAAGTCGTCACCGATCAGGACGGGCTGTTCGGGTGGGGCGAGGCCACCCTCGAATGGCACACGCGGGCCGTCGTCGGGGCGGTGGAAGATTTAACGGAGTTGGTCGTCGGGGAAGACCCGACGCGGATCGAATACCTCTGGCAAATGATGTACCGCCAGCACTTCTGGCACGGCCACGGGATCGTCCGGGCAACGGCCGTGGCCGGCATCGACATCGCCCTGTGGGACATCCTCGGCAAAGTCTGCGGCGTTCCCTGCTCGAAGCTCTGGGGCGGCCCGGTCCGCGATCACGTCCGCACGTACTGCCACCTCGGCGGCGGGAAGATGGAAGACTTCTACGAGACCGCCGCGGACGACGCCAAACGGTTCGCCGACCTCGCCCGAGGGGCCGTCGCCGACGGGTTCACCGCGTTCAAGTGCATGGCCGTCCCGCCCACACTTCCCCTCGAAGGACTGAAGCCCGTCAAGACGGCCGAGGCGTGCGTCGCCGCGATCCGCGAGGCGGTGGGCGACGCCATCGACGTGATGGTCGATTGCCACGCCCGCCCGTCGCCCGCGATGGGGCTGCAATTCGCGAAAGCACTTGAACCTTACGGGCTCTACTTCCTCGAAGAGCCGTGCTGGCCGGAGAGCGTGGACGGACTGGCCGCGATCAACAAAGCCGTGAGTACGCCGATCGCGACCGGCGAGCGGGTCACGAACCTGGCGGCATTCAAGGATCTGTTCAACGCCCGGGCCTGTGAGGTGTGTCAACTAGACATCACGCATTGCGGCGGACTGTCCGAAGCCCGGCGTATTGCCGCACTGGCGGAGGCATACCGGATCGCGCTGGCTCCGCACAACCCACAAGGCCCTGTCAGCACGGCAGCCAGCCTGGAGTTCGGCTTCGCGCAGCCGAGCTACGTCATCTGCGAAACGGTCCATGCGGATGTACCCTGGCGGGCGGACGTGGTGCAAGAGGGCTTCACGGTCGAACCGAAGGGCCGGATCGTGAAGCCGAACACGAAGCCGGGGCTGGGTATCGCGATCGACGAGGAGGAAGTGCGGAAACATCCGTTCCAACAGGAATTGCCCCAACGGGTGTACTACAGCGACGGCAGCATAGGGGACTGGTAA
- a CDS encoding sigma-70 family RNA polymerase sigma factor, whose product MTRLRRYRADIVQSPLETYLREINETSLLTADQEKDLARRIAVGDTEARDQMVRANLRLVVNIARGYTGKGLALQDLIEEGNLGLLRAVEGFDPNMNTRFSTYASYWIKQSIKRALVNTAKTIRIPAYMVELLAKWRRATNKLTDELGRPPTHEEVAKLLGLPKKKLNIIKKAIRVYNSAPQTDQGDQGWSIDEMLMDSRSKTPDCEMVETDDLKHVMILLEKMDKREATVLRMRFGLDDEEPKTLKEIGECLGLTRERVRQIESEALQKLSESLCGD is encoded by the coding sequence ATGACCCGACTTCGCCGGTACCGCGCTGATATTGTGCAGTCTCCGCTGGAGACGTATCTCCGCGAAATCAACGAGACCTCGCTGCTGACGGCCGACCAGGAAAAAGACTTGGCCCGGCGGATCGCGGTCGGGGACACGGAAGCCCGGGACCAGATGGTCCGGGCGAATTTGCGGCTGGTCGTGAATATTGCCCGCGGGTACACCGGCAAAGGGTTGGCTCTGCAGGATCTCATCGAGGAAGGCAACCTCGGGTTGCTCCGGGCCGTCGAGGGGTTCGACCCCAACATGAACACCCGGTTCAGCACTTACGCCAGTTACTGGATCAAGCAATCCATCAAGCGGGCTCTGGTCAACACGGCCAAGACCATCCGCATCCCGGCGTACATGGTCGAACTGCTCGCCAAGTGGCGGCGGGCGACGAACAAGCTGACCGACGAACTCGGCCGGCCGCCGACCCACGAAGAGGTCGCCAAGCTGCTCGGGTTGCCGAAGAAGAAGCTGAACATCATCAAGAAGGCGATCCGCGTTTACAACTCGGCCCCGCAGACCGACCAGGGCGACCAGGGGTGGTCCATCGACGAAATGTTGATGGACAGCAGGTCCAAGACCCCGGACTGCGAAATGGTCGAGACGGACGACCTGAAGCACGTCATGATCCTGCTCGAAAAGATGGACAAGCGCGAGGCGACCGTCCTCCGCATGCGGTTCGGTCTCGACGACGAGGAGCCGAAGACACTCAAGGAAATCGGCGAGTGCCTCGGCTTGACCCGCGAGCGGGTTCGCCAGATAGAGAGCGAAGCGCTCCAGAAATTGAGCGAGAGCCTCTGCGGGGACTGA
- a CDS encoding right-handed parallel beta-helix repeat-containing protein, with translation MTSRTYGAIAVSAAVLAISAIGAARFTRPDEKTGIALVGDGTTDNTAAIQTAVDTGNGGVTFPKGVFRITKPIVIDLDKVGYTAFTATGAATLKMDGPGPALRFIGTHEGTASPPTFKPNVWDRQRTPHVDGLEIIGTHPEADGIEASGTMQLTVSGATLRKLRHGVHLVKRNRNVLISACHIYENRGAGVYLDDVNLHQTNVVGCHISYCDGGGVVTRGGEVRNLHIGTCDIEGCMAKGGPPGANVLIDCAGGSTAEVAITGCTIQHSNVPDAANVRVLGAGVGIQKGTTAQWGHVTIGNNVFSDVAVNVDLKDCRGVTLTGNTFWMAYTHNLRVENCQQVVVGPNAFERNPAYDYGTSKSTVNAIHFKNCRDCTLTGLHIHGTHTAEAGVTLDGCARFNVTGCSILDCEGIGLLLRNPENCRISDCLIRHDGQRSKEALSLKVVGGKGNLFANNLIGNGAEVPRDSGEWK, from the coding sequence ATGACTTCGCGTACATACGGGGCGATCGCGGTTTCGGCGGCCGTGCTGGCAATCTCCGCAATCGGGGCCGCCCGGTTCACGCGGCCGGACGAGAAAACAGGCATCGCGCTCGTCGGCGACGGCACCACGGACAACACCGCCGCCATTCAGACCGCGGTCGACACCGGGAACGGGGGCGTGACTTTTCCGAAGGGCGTGTTCCGCATCACGAAGCCAATTGTCATCGATCTCGACAAGGTCGGGTACACGGCCTTCACCGCGACCGGCGCGGCGACCCTGAAGATGGACGGCCCCGGTCCAGCCCTGCGGTTCATCGGTACGCACGAGGGCACCGCCTCGCCGCCGACGTTCAAGCCGAACGTCTGGGACCGCCAGCGGACGCCGCATGTCGATGGACTGGAAATTATCGGCACACACCCGGAGGCGGACGGCATCGAGGCTTCCGGCACCATGCAACTCACGGTCAGCGGAGCCACCCTTCGCAAGCTCCGCCACGGCGTCCACCTCGTCAAACGCAATCGCAACGTCCTGATCTCCGCGTGCCACATCTACGAGAACCGCGGCGCCGGTGTCTACCTCGACGACGTGAACCTGCACCAAACGAACGTGGTCGGCTGCCATATCAGTTATTGCGATGGCGGCGGTGTCGTCACCCGCGGCGGGGAAGTGCGAAACCTGCACATCGGCACCTGCGACATCGAGGGCTGCATGGCGAAGGGCGGCCCGCCCGGGGCGAACGTCCTGATCGACTGCGCAGGCGGTTCGACGGCCGAGGTCGCCATCACCGGCTGTACGATCCAACACAGTAACGTCCCCGACGCGGCGAACGTGCGCGTCCTCGGCGCGGGTGTCGGCATCCAGAAGGGAACGACCGCCCAGTGGGGGCACGTCACGATCGGCAACAACGTCTTCTCCGACGTGGCCGTGAACGTCGATCTCAAGGACTGCCGCGGCGTCACCCTGACGGGTAACACGTTTTGGATGGCGTACACGCACAACCTGCGGGTCGAAAACTGTCAGCAAGTGGTCGTCGGCCCCAATGCCTTCGAGCGGAACCCGGCTTATGATTACGGCACCAGCAAGTCGACCGTCAACGCGATCCACTTCAAGAACTGTCGCGATTGCACGCTGACCGGGTTGCACATCCACGGCACGCACACGGCCGAGGCGGGCGTCACCCTCGACGGCTGTGCCCGCTTCAACGTCACCGGCTGTTCGATCCTCGATTGCGAGGGGATCGGACTCTTGCTGCGAAATCCCGAGAATTGCCGCATTTCCGACTGCCTCATCCGCCACGACGGGCAGCGCTCGAAAGAAGCCCTCTCGCTCAAGGTCGTGGGCGGGAAGGGCAATCTCTTCGCGAACAACCTCATCGGCAACGGGGCCGAGGTGCCGAGGGATTCGGGTGAATGGAAGTGA
- a CDS encoding alpha/beta hydrolase family protein yields the protein MARIRTPFGLATALLSVAGFTALLAARPVASDRLPRDNLLLYRGDDGNAKPVTTVAEWAKRRAEIVRGAEAVMGKLPGPEKRCPLDPKTEEEVDCGKYVRRLITYASEPGSRVPAYLLIPKDVLAGGKKAPAILCLHGTDNVVGHGNVVGLGNKTNRQYASELADRGYVAFAPNYPLLAKYQPDLKKLGWESGTLKAVWDNMRGLDLLESLPYVDASKGFATIGHSLGGHNSVYTALFDDRLKVVVSSCGLDSFLDYYKGDEKNWQPERGWVQHRYMMKLADYKGRLVDIPFDFHELIGALAPRDVFIVAPKGDGNFRFDSVDRIVAAARPVFQLYGHPERLRVEHPDCGHDFPPDMREAAYKLFDTVIAGKPGR from the coding sequence ATGGCCCGCATCCGTACCCCGTTCGGTCTCGCCACTGCACTGCTGAGCGTCGCGGGATTCACCGCTCTATTAGCGGCTCGTCCAGTTGCTTCCGATCGTCTACCCCGCGATAACTTGCTCCTCTACCGCGGCGACGACGGCAACGCGAAGCCGGTCACAACCGTCGCGGAGTGGGCGAAGCGGCGGGCCGAGATCGTCCGCGGGGCCGAAGCCGTCATGGGCAAGCTCCCCGGTCCGGAAAAGCGTTGCCCGCTCGACCCGAAGACCGAAGAGGAGGTCGATTGTGGGAAGTACGTCCGCCGGCTCATCACGTATGCGTCCGAACCCGGCTCCCGCGTCCCGGCATATCTGCTCATCCCGAAGGATGTGCTGGCCGGCGGAAAGAAGGCGCCGGCCATCCTCTGTCTGCACGGGACAGATAATGTCGTCGGGCACGGGAACGTGGTCGGGCTCGGGAACAAGACAAACCGCCAGTACGCGAGCGAACTGGCCGACCGCGGCTACGTCGCCTTCGCCCCGAACTACCCGCTCCTGGCCAAATACCAGCCGGACTTAAAAAAGCTCGGCTGGGAAAGCGGCACCCTGAAGGCCGTCTGGGACAACATGCGCGGGCTCGACCTGCTCGAATCACTGCCCTACGTCGACGCAAGCAAAGGATTTGCCACGATCGGCCACTCCCTCGGCGGGCACAACTCGGTTTACACGGCCTTGTTCGACGACCGACTGAAGGTGGTCGTGTCGAGCTGCGGGCTGGACTCGTTTCTGGACTATTACAAAGGCGACGAGAAGAATTGGCAGCCAGAGCGGGGCTGGGTCCAGCACCGATACATGATGAAACTCGCCGATTACAAAGGCCGACTGGTGGACATCCCGTTCGACTTCCACGAACTCATTGGTGCCCTCGCGCCGCGAGACGTGTTCATCGTCGCGCCGAAGGGCGACGGCAATTTCCGCTTTGACAGCGTGGACCGCATCGTGGCCGCCGCCCGCCCGGTGTTTCAGCTTTACGGGCACCCCGAGCGACTCCGGGTCGAACACCCCGATTGCGGCCACGACTTCCCGCCGGACATGCGGGAGGCCGCGTACAAGCTGTTTGATACGGTCATCGCGGGGAAGCCGGGTCGGTAA
- a CDS encoding aminotransferase class V-fold PLP-dependent enzyme yields the protein MLTPASRRADFPSLNEMAYFNSAAEGIPPLAVGEALGQYFRDKQLGMDGRVKHAEQWEGVKSATADLFGLSPAEIGICSCASEAYNLAAMALRLKDGDEVVISDLDFPAGATPWLQPTCPAAVKVWRNSGGALRTDDLVSLLSPKTRFVTVSLVSFFNGFTVDVPEVVAAVRKHSAALLSVDVTQALGRIPLDLTGVDLIVSSTHKWILASHGGGLVGVPAARAAEWTVPAGGWFNLEDAFGPDRFAKAVSKPGAAGFSVGMPNYPAVYAVRAGLDYIRGAGVANIDRAARPLVLRCLDELKTLPIDLLTPADPDHVAGIMAFRHPKADQIHRHLLSKNIHVMSHAGRLRIAIHGYNTVEDVEKLLRELRVALASV from the coding sequence ATGCTCACCCCCGCCTCGCGCCGCGCCGATTTCCCATCCCTCAACGAGATGGCTTACTTTAACTCGGCCGCCGAGGGTATCCCGCCGTTAGCCGTCGGCGAAGCACTGGGGCAATACTTCCGCGACAAACAACTCGGCATGGACGGCCGCGTCAAGCACGCAGAGCAGTGGGAGGGCGTCAAGTCCGCGACCGCCGACTTATTCGGGCTGTCGCCGGCCGAGATCGGGATTTGCTCGTGTGCGTCGGAAGCTTACAACCTCGCGGCCATGGCCCTGCGGCTCAAGGACGGGGACGAGGTCGTTATCAGCGACCTCGACTTCCCCGCCGGGGCGACGCCGTGGCTCCAGCCCACATGCCCGGCGGCCGTCAAGGTGTGGCGAAATAGCGGCGGGGCATTGCGGACGGACGATCTCGTTTCTCTCCTCAGCCCCAAGACCCGGTTCGTGACCGTCTCGCTGGTCAGTTTTTTCAACGGGTTCACGGTTGACGTGCCGGAGGTCGTCGCCGCCGTCCGCAAGCACTCGGCCGCATTACTCTCCGTCGACGTGACGCAGGCACTTGGCCGCATCCCACTCGACCTGACTGGCGTTGACTTGATCGTGAGCAGTACGCACAAGTGGATTCTCGCGAGCCACGGCGGTGGGTTGGTCGGGGTGCCCGCTGCACGGGCCGCGGAGTGGACGGTGCCGGCCGGCGGGTGGTTCAACCTGGAAGACGCGTTTGGCCCGGATCGATTCGCCAAGGCGGTGAGCAAGCCCGGGGCGGCAGGGTTCTCGGTGGGCATGCCCAATTACCCGGCCGTCTACGCGGTTCGCGCGGGCCTCGATTACATTCGGGGTGCCGGTGTCGCGAACATCGATCGCGCCGCCCGGCCGCTGGTCTTGCGCTGCCTGGACGAGCTAAAGACCCTGCCGATCGATCTGTTGACGCCAGCCGACCCGGACCACGTCGCCGGCATCATGGCCTTCCGACACCCGAAGGCCGACCAGATCCACCGGCATTTGCTCTCGAAAAACATCCACGTCATGAGCCACGCCGGACGGCTGCGGATCGCAATCCACGGTTACAACACCGTGGAAGACGTGGAGAAGTTGTTGCGTGAGCTACGGGTAGCCCTGGCGAGTGTGTAA